The Mytilus galloprovincialis chromosome 3, xbMytGall1.hap1.1, whole genome shotgun sequence genomic interval atttcagcTGCTAAACGATTTGAAAGAAAGAGTAGAAAAATACAAGCCGTTGAAGGATTTAAAAGTTCCTCAGGCACGAATTTTATTGGTTGGGCAAGTAGGAGCAGGAAAATCGAGTTTATTTAACACCATTAACTCAATCTTTAGAGGTTACATAACCAGTCAGGCTTGCAGTGGCAATGCAGAACACAGCTTAACAACCATGGTAAGATGCATTTTTAAGGTTACTACGAAAGTAAATGTTCGATATGATAGTTAAAACCGTCTTGGTGAAATTCTTGTATCAGTTATTTGTactactaatttttttttctcagtttgtatttatggtgcattttttttttacatgtttcgTATAAAGATGATGTTTAatttaagtaaatatttttattacctATGGTTGACATTCTATTCTAACTCTTACAATTTTTATTAAGTACCGAATGTACCAAATCAGAAATGGGCAATCAGGAACACCAATGAACTTCAGACTTCATGACACCAGAGGACTTGAAGCTGACCAAGGGATTGATTCTCATGAAATGAATTACCTTCTTGATGGAAATTTACCGGATAGACACCAGGTATTTTGAaagcttttttatttattaaaagggTATTGAAGACTAATCTTATCTTTAACATATTGACAATACACTCTTATGTACAACGTTTAATTCAGTTGGTAGTCTTTTTGTAATTATATGTGTTGGTTTTTTTGGCATactgttttgttgattttatggtaatatttttttttgttttttaaaaggtCTGGGAAAGGATATGCATGCATTATAAAGAATAACATAAATGAGAAAGTATCAATTCAATAGAATATTACAGGGAAATAAATCTAACTACTTGGAGTAGTTCTAGATGGCTAAAAGTAAGCAAATCACATaatgattgatataaaatattactgtcaactcaCTTCTTTGAATGGAATCAGTCATATGTGCTGCTGTCAACATGTCCTTGCACTTAAGTTCCTTCCTGCTTGTTGTTTAGGTTTATGTTGCTTCATCTATTGATTTCTGTTCGTTGTTATATTTTCTTAGTAGTGTTTCTCTTTTGATCATTTTGAATTTGTTGCcatgtttttttattgaactaATTATTTTCCTTAACCCCTTTGGTATCTTATATCTCTTTTCACAGTTTAATCCTTCAGTACCTATATCAGGAGATACACCAGGATTTATTGGTAGTCCTAGTCTAAGTGACAAAATCCACTGTGTCATATTTGTACTGGACGGAAGCATTGTTGATGTTATTCCAGAGAAGGTTATTGAGAGGATGAAAACCCTACAGCTGCGTATGAATCAAAGAGGTTTGAAATAATGTGTCTTTAACATGTTAGTCAGTTTAATATAGATATAGCAAAACACCTATATTGTTGGAAGATCATAAAAGTCTGAAAAAATCATAAGGGATGGAATAATTTCAAGAAACTATCCATTTATTGACTAAGTAGTCCAAATTATGTTATATGGTATGCTTGAAATAATATCCAAATAGAATACAAGTCTTTTTCATATTCAGCATCAGGTCTTGATTGAATTTAATTAAAGAAGAGGGTCAATTGGTCAGTTGGATGTGCCATTAATACGAGTTGTACTAAATAGATCAAATTCTTAATATAACTATTCTCAAATTAATTACACTTGACTACCATTTACAAAGTCTCTCAAAAAGACAGAAGAGTGTGTTTCAAAGTGATCACCAAAATAATCAAACTTTCATTGCATCAAAGAAACTGAAGGAGATGAGCAAAGTAAACCAAAATTAGACATACTTTAATGTTGGGTGTTGCAAAGGAATGTTTTATACTaaattcaatgtaaacaaaattagagactctaaagagcctgtgtagctcaccttggtgtatgtgcatatcataaacgaataaaaatttacaaaatttacaaaattcatgaaaattgtcaaaaatttactataaagggcaataactccttaaggggttaattgaacattttgatcatgctgtcgtatttgtaggtcttactttgctgtacattattgatgtttacaatttatctctatctataataatattcaagaaaataaccaaaagctgcaaaattttctaaaaattaccGATTCCGGTGcagaacccaacaacgggttgcctgattgCTCTGAAAATTGTAGGGCAGATAGACTTTGACCTAACTAACAAATGTATCCTCATCAGATTCACTTTGAATGCTTTGGTTACTGAGattttagccaaaaactgcattttaccctatgtactatttttagccatgtcggctaTTTTGGTTCGCAGACAGGGTCATTaggggtgctataaacagtttcttATAAAAAAACAAGGGGTTATATCCCAACTAAAATTAGACATGGAGagaagtccctttttatcaatataattgatgaaaaagtatcatgtttttttgtatttggttgtaaaaatatgttaattaacttcaattaaagcaggttgaatgattaaaataatataaaaaaattggattaaatatacatgttttgaggggagacaatactgtaaacagtctgtttgtttggcagtgaaaattgaaaacttatttgcagccactgtagctcttttcagAGCAGGCGAACATACCCTGAAGcatgaaatttttgaaaaaccatgTAATagtctatgaaattcatacaattttgactatgaactagaggctctaaagagcctgtgtcgttcaccttggtctatgtgaatattaaacaaaggaagcagatggattcatgacaaaattgtgttttggtgatggtgatgtgtttgtacatcttactttactgaacattcttgctgcttacaattatctctatctataatgaacttggcccagtagtttcagtggaaaatgttagttaaaatttacaaattttatgaaaattgttaaaaattgactataaatgacaataactccttaggggtcaattgaccatttctgtcatgttgacttatttgtaaatcttactttgcttaacattattgatgtttacagtttatctctatctattataatgttcaagataataaccaaaaacagcacaatttccttaaaattaccaattcagggagagcaacccaacaatgggttgtcagattcatttgaaaatttcagggcagatagatcttgacctgataaacaatttaacccctgtcagatttgccctaaaggctgtggtttcagagttataagccaaaatctacatttcacccctatgttctatttttagccatgtcggacATCTcggttggttggacgggtcaccggacacaatttttaaactagataccccaatgataattgtggccaagtttggtttaatttggcccagtagtttcagaggagaagatttttgtaaaagataactaagatttacaaaaaatggttaaaaattgactataaagggcaataacttctaaaaaGATCAACAGACctttttggtcttgttgacttatttgtagatcttactttgctgaacattttcgctgattacagtttatctctatctataataatattcaagataatataaaaaaaacagcaaaatttccttaaaattaccaattcaggggcagcaacctatgaaagagttgtccaattcatctcaaaatttcagggcagatagatcttgacctgataaacaattttacccgatgtcagatttgctctaaacgctttggttggttggacgggtcaccggacacaatttttaaactagataccccaatgatgattgtttgtggccaagtttggtttagtttggcccagtagtttcagagaagaagatttttgtaaaagatgactaagatttatgaaacatggttaaaaattgactataaagggcaataactcctaaagttgtcatctgaccatttcagtcatattgcttttacagtttatctctatctataataatattcaagataataacaaaaaacagcaaaatttccttaaaattaccaattcaggggcagcaacccaacaacgggttgcccaattcatctgaaaatttcaggatagatagatcttgacctgataaacaattttacccgatttcagatatgctctaaatgctttggtttttgagttataagccaaaaactgcatttcacccctatgttctatttttagccatggagaagatttttgtaaaagttaacaacgacaacggacaacggacgacgacggacaacggacgcaaagtgatgagaaaagctcacttggcactTTTGACATGACCATgactctttatttttcatatgttgATAAAAATGTGCAGGTATTATGTCTTCAGGGGTATGTACTGTTATgatgacctgatttcaggttttttaagcttaaattagccaatgtttttcccagtttctctggataaaacttttttatactgttaaaagtacactttttttttaatttcacaacaaactataataaaataaataaataaacagaaaattctgattccagtgatatctagttttatacaagtatctttattaatcagtccaccactaagggtcacttatacattgtccctcaaaatatgatgtcatagaaaaaaacttgaTTGCACCCCAgacacattttctaaactagataccctaatgatgattgtggacaattttggttgaatttttcatagtagtttcagagaagatttttgtacaagataacaaaaatttacgaaaaattgacaaaatggactataagggcaataactccttaagggtcaactgaccattttcgtcattttcacttttttgtagatcttactttgctgaacattattgctgtttacagtttatctctatctataataatattcaagaaaataaccaaaaactgaaaaatatccttaaaatttccaattctagggcagcaacccaacaacggattgtccaattcatctgaaaattgtaaggcagatagatcttgacctgataaacaattttacccctgtcagatttgctctaaatgcttgggtttcagagatataagcgaaaatctacattttacccctatgttatatttttagccatggtggccatctttgttggttggcccAGTCATCGAgcacattttttaactagataaaaAATTGGAATGTATGCATGTTCTAGACCTTAAAGAAATATAACTAatactattttaaattttacaggaaTTCCCCAAGTAGTTTTGCTTACTAAGATAGACAAAGTGTGTGAGGCTACAGCTGAGGATATATCGCAAGTATTCTATAGTCCCGTCATCCAGGAAACTGTCGATAAAGTATCACAGATAATGGGGCTTCCAAGGTCACATATTTTACCAATCAAGAATTATGAATCAGAGATGGAACTGAATGAAAATGTGAATATTTTAGCTCTACTGACTCTACAACAGGTGTTACATTTCGCTGATGACTACATGTATAACTATCTTGACCAAATTGAGGAAGGGAAAGTGAGACAGCTTCATATAAGGGAATAAGTGAAAGACAAATCACTCTGATTGGATAGAAACTTGTATGctaactatatttaaaaaaaatgctgtatGCATAATATATTATCAAGTATACTTAACGTATTACCTCATTAGAATATAAGagaatgtgggttttttttcaaatatagaagCAAATAAAAAAACTTGACCACTACTGTCAAATGACTTTGAATATCAAAGAGAATTTGATATTGCTGCTTTGCTTTGATATTGTTGCTTAATAAAAACTGTAGTGTATATTTGTTAATTGTATCATGTATGTAAAACATTTTCTCAATCAGCGAATTTTTTCAATAGTAcaaacaagaacaaaacaaacatcaaGATTTAAATAGAATTTATATTATCCTTCAATATGATACACAAACAATAATAAATTACAAAGAAATAAATATGATATCCACAATAACTTCCAAATCATTTTGCACTACTTGTAAGATATCAAACCATcccaaaattttaatcatgatctTGTAAAACTGACAGGAGTGGTCCCTCTTTTTTagtttgataaacattttttgtattccacaaaattgtcatatttttttttaatttttattatattccatATGATATAAATTGGTCAGATCAatatacttaatataaaaaatcttCTATCAAACAAAATTTCCACTTGATGTAAATAATTCATCTATTAAACAAAGTGTTCTGTGTGTAGCCcagtacaaaacaataaaattcatCTCACAAACAAACATGAAATTATCACAGTATAGGACGGACATAATTTTATATCACAGTTAACAATACCATATTTTTATATACAGTCATTTGAAAAGCACATTTATTGTATGAGATTTACAGTTTCTTCTTTATacttttcaatgaaaatttaaaaaagagatCACTGAGAGAAAAAGACAGTAGGAAGTTTTAAGAGTGTATAGAAATAactcagagttatctccccttaaaccATTCCTGGTTTTATAATAGCATGCTTTCATGTACAGTCATTTGAAAAGCACATTTATTGTATGAAATTTCTTCATAAAGTgtatttttcaagaaaatttaaaaaagagatCACTGAGAGAGAAAATAGCATGTTTTTAATTGTGTATAGAAACcatacagagttatctcccctaaacCATTCCTGGTTTAACAAATAGCATGCTTTTATGTAGTCATTTGAAAAGCacatttaatgtataaaatttacaatttctTCATAAAGTAAACTCTTCAgtgaaaatttcaaaagataTCTCTGAGAGAAAAAACAGTATGAATTTTCAAGTGTGTAAAGAAACAATAATAGTTATCTCCCCTAAACCATTCCAGGTTTAGCATACATTGGCAGATGGTAGTAATTGTAACTAAGGAAACTGAGGAATCTGGTATCTACAGCTCGTTTGGTCCCTGTTTCTTGATAGATCTTCAATAATTGTTCTTTCTGTGACTCATTCatctaaaagaaaaagaaaaaaaattaggaatATGGGTCATAAGTACACCATGTTCTCTCACACTAACATATTTCCATATTCAGTGACTATGAAATAATGGTCAAAAACCTGATTTAGCATATATATCTTAAAGATTcacatcataatgaacatgtgtaatTATTTTTCAGTTGTTGAGACAAAAACTTCACTGAAGCCTACCTTGAACCAAAACTAATCTCATATAGGACGGACTAATAAACACACTGCAGAAAACTTAATTATTCCCATTCTGATATGCAAGGCATTAAAAATGTATGATACTGATTCATGTTTGCATAAAAGCTGTTTCTGAAATACTTTCATTATGTGAATTGAGACCAACTGCTTGGATAGcacaaaatattgaatatttgagACTTATTCTAGATGAAAAAGGACACAATGCCCCTCTTGcttaatcatattttaattttgagtgACAACAAAATTAATTTGCAAAAAACTAGAACATCTTGAACAAAAGATTCAAAACTGTTAAACCCCTAGTTTTTCAAGGTACCATAATTTATGAACTGGAAGTTAAAACCAAATATCACTAAATATCAACATGATGTCTTCAACAATggaaaatataaattatcaaaaaaaattaataaaattaaaagaaatgtaaCAGGCAACATTGCATCAAATTCTGGCTTAGAACAACTACAAGTGTAATGTAGAAACATTTTTTGATGAATgtggaaatatattttaatgaataacTTACCGGAACATCTTCATCAATGATCTGTCTAACCTTCTCTTCCACAGCCTCTATACCTTTCTCctgttttaataataaaataaaacat includes:
- the LOC143068988 gene encoding interferon-induced protein 44-like — translated: MTIQFKKKEQNQLTKWIGGRKKYTLLYKASRDGCTSTAFHNTCNNKGPTVTVLYNVDNFMYGGYTAVNWKSVGNYQNDGSAFLFRFYQNGNWKPVRMTVTNAQDAMYDDASYGPTFGAHDLKTFTNTVNFDGTNFSLNGSTNFGVSYTMNGENYNSIANGHLRVKDIEVYLVEDLGGGTPLDEPWRKTAKWNPKLLNDLKERVEKYKPLKDLKVPQARILLVGQVGAGKSSLFNTINSIFRGYITSQACSGNAEHSLTTMYRMYQIRNGQSGTPMNFRLHDTRGLEADQGIDSHEMNYLLDGNLPDRHQFNPSVPISGDTPGFIGSPSLSDKIHCVIFVLDGSIVDVIPEKVIERMKTLQLRMNQRGIPQVVLLTKIDKVCEATAEDISQVFYSPVIQETVDKVSQIMGLPRSHILPIKNYESEMELNENVNILALLTLQQVLHFADDYMYNYLDQIEEGKVRQLHIRE